A single region of the Duganella sp. BuS-21 genome encodes:
- a CDS encoding error-prone DNA polymerase: protein MYPATQNPGQPPASLPDYAELQCYSHFSFLRGASAPELLVARAHQLGYQALAVTDECSLAGVVRAHVTAKELGIKLVIGAQMTITPEGPSAPFRLIILATNKNGYGNLSELITVGRMRAEKGAYLVHPRDIAAPVGDLVHLRGLPDCQFILAPSYCGRYQDVEQQAAWLVQCAPGRARISLALHHRNKDAAHRQLVQDISDEFSLPIVATGDVAMHVRSYKPIHDTMTAIRHGLPVAQCGYKLPSNAEQHLRSRLRLGNLYPRAALDETVRLARLCDFSLDELRYEYPHELVPEGYTAASYLRQQAYIGAHWRYPRGIPDNVQEQLEHELGIIAALQFEAYFLTVYDIVRFARSQHILCQGRGSAANSAVCYCLGVTEVDPSRGTLLFERFMSKERNEPPDIDIDFEHQRREEVLQYVYRKYGRMRAALTAVVISYRPKSVLRDVGKALGVDLGIVDKVAKAGSGWGGRADLEQRLLDCGFDPQAAIAQKWNDLAEALMSVPRHLSQHPGGFVISHTKLSRLVPIENAAMAERSVVQWDKDDLDAVGLLKIDLLALGMLSCIRRALALVSEQRGARFELGDIPAEDPATYQMICEADTVGVFQIESRAQMSMLPRLQPRTFYDLVIEVAIIRPGPIQGGMIHPYLRRRQGIDPVTYPSAAIQDVLERTLGVPIFQEQVMSIAMVAAGFSAGKADALRRAMAAWKKKGNLEQFEIDLLSGMTERGYTMDFAQSIVGQIRGFAEYGFPESHASSFALLAYASSWLKCHEPAAFLAALLNSAPMGFYSPSQLVQDARRHGVAVHPVDVCVSGWEASLEPVGERVQPAVRLGMNNVKGMEREAAWRIEEARAVAGFAGTADLAARANLNAGHMNALASANALAALSGNRRQAMWQARASVPDKGLLRPADIVEEELVLPSPTEAEDVVADYRYMGLTLGRHPLSFLRERLSKLRFIPSDVLAGFDNGQLARGCGIVTVRQRPGTANGVVFLTLEDEAGTVNVICWPSLVEQFRREVMGAQLLGVYGVWQSESNVRHLVAKRLVDLSHLLGELDTRSRDFH from the coding sequence ATGTATCCCGCTACCCAGAATCCCGGCCAGCCGCCGGCCTCGCTGCCCGACTACGCCGAGCTGCAGTGCTACAGCCACTTCTCGTTCTTGCGCGGCGCCTCGGCGCCGGAGCTGCTGGTCGCGCGCGCCCACCAGCTAGGCTACCAGGCGCTGGCCGTCACCGACGAGTGCTCGCTGGCCGGCGTGGTGCGCGCCCACGTCACCGCCAAGGAGCTGGGCATCAAGCTGGTCATCGGCGCCCAGATGACCATCACGCCCGAGGGGCCGAGCGCGCCGTTCCGGCTGATCATCCTGGCCACGAACAAGAACGGCTACGGCAATCTGAGCGAGTTGATCACGGTCGGCAGGATGCGCGCGGAAAAGGGCGCCTACCTAGTCCATCCGCGCGACATCGCGGCGCCGGTTGGCGACCTGGTGCATCTGCGCGGGCTGCCCGATTGCCAGTTCATCCTGGCGCCCAGCTACTGCGGACGGTACCAGGACGTCGAACAGCAGGCGGCTTGGCTGGTGCAGTGCGCGCCGGGACGCGCGCGCATCTCGCTGGCCCTGCATCACCGCAACAAGGATGCCGCGCACCGCCAACTGGTGCAGGACATCTCCGACGAGTTCAGCCTGCCCATCGTGGCCACCGGCGACGTCGCCATGCACGTGCGTTCCTACAAGCCGATCCACGACACCATGACGGCGATCCGCCACGGCCTGCCGGTGGCGCAGTGCGGCTACAAACTGCCGTCCAACGCCGAGCAGCATCTGCGCTCGCGCCTGCGGCTCGGCAACCTGTATCCGCGCGCGGCGCTCGACGAGACCGTGCGCCTGGCGCGGTTGTGCGACTTTTCGCTGGACGAGTTGCGCTACGAATATCCCCATGAGCTGGTGCCGGAGGGATATACGGCCGCCAGCTACCTGCGCCAGCAAGCTTATATCGGCGCCCACTGGCGTTATCCCCGTGGCATCCCGGACAACGTGCAGGAGCAGCTCGAGCACGAACTCGGCATCATCGCCGCGCTGCAGTTCGAGGCGTATTTTCTCACCGTCTACGACATCGTGCGCTTCGCACGGTCGCAACACATCCTATGCCAGGGGCGGGGCTCGGCCGCCAACTCGGCGGTCTGCTATTGCCTCGGCGTCACCGAGGTCGATCCCTCGCGCGGCACGTTGCTGTTTGAGCGCTTCATGTCCAAGGAGCGCAACGAGCCGCCCGATATCGACATCGATTTCGAGCACCAGCGGCGCGAGGAGGTGCTGCAATATGTGTACCGCAAGTACGGCCGCATGCGCGCGGCGCTGACGGCGGTGGTGATCTCCTACCGCCCCAAGTCGGTGCTGCGCGACGTCGGCAAGGCGCTCGGCGTCGACCTCGGCATCGTCGATAAGGTGGCCAAGGCCGGCAGCGGCTGGGGCGGCAGGGCCGATCTGGAGCAGCGGCTGCTCGATTGCGGTTTCGATCCGCAGGCCGCGATCGCGCAGAAGTGGAACGATCTCGCCGAAGCGCTGATGAGCGTGCCGCGCCATCTGTCGCAGCATCCGGGCGGCTTCGTGATCTCGCACACCAAGCTGTCCAGATTGGTGCCGATCGAGAACGCCGCCATGGCCGAGCGCAGCGTGGTGCAGTGGGACAAGGACGACCTCGACGCCGTCGGCCTGCTGAAGATCGACTTGCTGGCGCTGGGCATGCTGTCCTGCATCCGGCGCGCGCTAGCGCTGGTGTCCGAGCAGCGCGGCGCGCGCTTTGAACTGGGCGATATCCCGGCGGAGGACCCGGCGACTTACCAGATGATCTGCGAGGCCGACACGGTGGGCGTGTTCCAGATCGAGTCGCGCGCGCAGATGTCGATGTTGCCGCGCCTGCAGCCGCGCACCTTCTACGACCTGGTGATCGAGGTGGCTATCATCCGTCCGGGGCCGATCCAGGGCGGCATGATCCATCCCTACCTGCGGCGCCGGCAGGGCATCGATCCGGTCACCTATCCCAGCGCGGCAATTCAGGATGTGCTGGAGCGCACCCTCGGCGTTCCGATCTTCCAGGAGCAGGTGATGAGCATCGCCATGGTGGCGGCCGGCTTCTCGGCCGGCAAGGCCGACGCTCTGCGGCGCGCCATGGCGGCATGGAAGAAGAAGGGCAATCTCGAACAGTTCGAGATCGACCTGCTGAGCGGCATGACCGAGCGCGGCTACACGATGGACTTCGCGCAGTCGATCGTCGGCCAGATCCGCGGCTTCGCGGAATACGGTTTTCCGGAGTCGCACGCTTCCTCGTTCGCGTTGCTGGCCTACGCGTCGAGCTGGCTGAAGTGTCATGAGCCGGCCGCGTTCCTGGCGGCGCTGCTCAACAGCGCTCCGATGGGCTTTTATTCGCCGTCGCAGCTAGTGCAGGACGCGCGCCGCCACGGCGTGGCGGTACACCCGGTCGACGTCTGTGTGAGCGGCTGGGAGGCGTCACTGGAGCCGGTGGGCGAGCGCGTGCAGCCGGCGGTGCGGCTCGGAATGAACAATGTCAAGGGCATGGAGCGCGAGGCGGCCTGGCGCATCGAAGAGGCGCGCGCCGTGGCCGGCTTCGCCGGCACCGCCGACCTGGCGGCCCGGGCCAACCTGAACGCCGGCCATATGAACGCGCTGGCCAGCGCCAATGCGCTGGCGGCGCTGTCGGGCAACCGGCGCCAGGCGATGTGGCAGGCGCGGGCCAGCGTGCCGGACAAGGGGCTGCTGCGGCCGGCGGACATCGTCGAGGAGGAGTTGGTGCTGCCGAGTCCGACCGAAGCGGAGGACGTGGTGGCCGACTATCGTTACATGGGCTTGACCTTGGGGCGCCATCCGCTGTCGTTTCTGCGCGAGCGGCTGTCCAAGCTGCGCTTTATTCCATCGGACGTGCTGGCCGGGTTTGACAACGGCCAGCTTGCCAGGGGCTGCGGCATCGTCACGGTGCGCCAGCGCCCCGGCACCGCCAACGGCGTGGTGTTCCTGACCTTGGAGGACGAGGCCGGGACAGTGAATGTAATTTGCTGGCCCAGCCTGGTCGAGCAATTCCGGCGCGAGGTGATGGGCGCGCAGCTGCTCGGGGTGTACGGCGTGTGGCAATCCGAGAGCAACGTCAGGCACCTGGTGGCGAAGCGCTTGGTCGATCTGAGTCATCTGCTGGGCGAGCTGGACACGCGCTCGCGCGATTTTCACTAA
- a CDS encoding DNA polymerase Y family protein, protein MKLLLNVYLPLLPLEALCPRWCDPAPRVVIDQGRVLAMSREAARAGVRHGMRATGVLAITPETLFLERSPDKEAAALEAIATALMRYTPEVAFEEDFSILLDVSASLRLFGGPHALALGVHRSVTALGFTVQLGAAPTAYGAWLLSRSRRLKGQLLRRRVLSMASLTRRLGLLPCGLVPAAVPFDAWLNDVGARNLGALRRLPRAGLLRRTSKPLLAALDRAYGEAPEMFEWLRPPLQFSARIETFERVEHAEALLHGAAGLVLQLVGWLAAVQQSVRMLAFYLEHERGHAAVPPTLLEIRLGEPSWREEHMMRLLKERLAKVALSAPVIALRLAAPEVEPMAPPNATLFPEPGGAPEDFARLLELLSARLGAEYVLVIEDVDDHRPEVCNAWVPATARQARSQVEEILDGRPFWLFPKPIKLILRDNRPFYGGSMLKIVAGPERLEAGWWSDQTEARDYYKAQGSEGACYWIYLERVSGDLRWYAHGLFG, encoded by the coding sequence ATGAAGCTCCTGCTCAACGTGTATTTGCCACTGCTGCCGCTCGAAGCGCTGTGCCCGCGCTGGTGTGATCCGGCGCCCCGCGTCGTGATCGACCAAGGGCGGGTGTTGGCGATGTCGCGGGAAGCCGCGCGCGCCGGTGTGCGCCACGGCATGCGTGCAACCGGCGTACTGGCGATCACGCCGGAGACGCTGTTCCTGGAGCGCAGCCCCGACAAGGAAGCCGCTGCGCTGGAGGCGATCGCCACCGCCCTGATGCGCTACACGCCGGAAGTTGCGTTCGAGGAGGATTTTTCCATCCTGCTCGATGTCAGCGCCAGTCTGCGGCTGTTCGGCGGTCCGCATGCGCTGGCCCTGGGCGTGCACCGCAGCGTGACCGCGCTCGGCTTCACCGTGCAGCTGGGCGCCGCGCCCACCGCCTACGGCGCCTGGCTGCTGTCGCGTAGCAGGCGGCTGAAAGGGCAGCTCCTGCGCCGCCGCGTGCTGTCCATGGCCTCTTTGACCAGACGCCTGGGCCTGCTGCCGTGCGGGCTGGTGCCGGCGGCCGTGCCGTTCGACGCCTGGCTCAACGACGTCGGCGCCAGGAACCTCGGTGCGCTCAGGCGCTTGCCGCGCGCCGGGCTGCTGCGCCGCACCAGCAAGCCGCTGCTGGCGGCGCTCGACCGCGCCTATGGCGAAGCACCGGAGATGTTCGAATGGCTGCGGCCGCCGCTGCAGTTCAGCGCACGCATCGAAACCTTCGAGCGGGTCGAGCACGCGGAAGCGCTGTTGCACGGCGCCGCCGGCCTGGTGCTGCAGCTCGTCGGCTGGCTGGCCGCCGTCCAGCAGAGCGTACGCATGCTGGCGTTTTACCTGGAGCACGAGCGCGGCCATGCCGCCGTGCCGCCCACCCTGCTCGAAATACGGCTCGGCGAGCCGAGCTGGCGCGAAGAGCATATGATGCGCTTGCTCAAGGAACGGCTGGCGAAGGTAGCGTTGTCGGCTCCCGTGATCGCCTTGCGGCTGGCGGCGCCCGAGGTCGAGCCGATGGCGCCGCCCAACGCGACGCTGTTTCCCGAGCCCGGCGGCGCGCCGGAGGACTTCGCCCGCCTGCTCGAATTGCTGAGCGCGAGGCTCGGCGCCGAGTATGTGCTGGTGATCGAGGACGTGGACGACCACCGTCCCGAGGTGTGCAACGCCTGGGTGCCGGCCACCGCCAGGCAGGCGCGCAGCCAGGTCGAGGAGATTCTCGACGGCCGGCCATTCTGGCTGTTCCCGAAGCCGATCAAGCTGATCTTGCGCGACAACCGGCCTTTCTACGGCGGCAGCATGCTGAAGATCGTAGCCGGTCCCGAGCGGCTGGAGGCGGGCTGGTGGAGCGACCAGACCGAGGCGCGCGACTACTACAAGGCGCAGGGCAGCGAAGGCGCCTGCTATTGGATCTACCTTGAGCGGGTCAGCGGCGACCTGCGCTGGTACGCGCACGGACTGTTCGGCTGA
- the imuA gene encoding translesion DNA synthesis-associated protein ImuA, which translates to MRNVWRASELAISRDTTRPTGHATLDAELPGAGWPRSVLVELLVQQHGIGEMQLLKPALAALSARQRVALIQPPFLPNSMTCRAWRVDERSVYWVRPASSADALWAAEQMLKSGAFGAVVLWQSNVRPEALRRLNLAAQGTETWLWLVRPLAAASDPSPSPLRLALRPAFGGVSVDIIKRKGPHCEHPVFVTLNEIPAGRQPDNDHEAPAQRVFATAAARSAVPALV; encoded by the coding sequence ATGCGCAACGTGTGGCGCGCCAGCGAGCTCGCCATATCACGCGATACCACGCGGCCCACCGGTCACGCGACGCTCGACGCCGAGCTGCCCGGCGCGGGCTGGCCGCGCTCGGTCTTGGTCGAACTGCTGGTGCAGCAACATGGCATCGGCGAGATGCAGTTGTTGAAGCCGGCGTTGGCCGCGCTGTCGGCGCGGCAGCGCGTCGCCCTGATCCAGCCGCCGTTCCTGCCGAATTCGATGACGTGCCGAGCCTGGCGCGTGGATGAACGCAGCGTCTACTGGGTCAGGCCGGCCAGCTCGGCCGACGCCTTGTGGGCGGCCGAGCAGATGCTCAAGAGCGGCGCGTTCGGGGCGGTGGTGTTGTGGCAGTCGAATGTACGTCCCGAGGCGCTGCGCCGGCTTAACCTCGCCGCCCAAGGGACGGAGACCTGGCTGTGGCTGGTGCGCCCGCTGGCGGCGGCCTCGGATCCGTCGCCGTCGCCGCTCAGGCTGGCGCTGCGGCCGGCGTTTGGCGGCGTCTCGGTCGATATCATCAAGCGTAAAGGCCCGCACTGCGAGCATCCTGTTTTTGTCACACTTAACGAAATTCCCGCCGGCCGCCAGCCGGACAACGACCATGAAGCTCCTGCTCAACGTGTATTTGCCACTGCTGCCGCTCGAAGCGCTGTGCCCGCGCTGGTGTGA
- a CDS encoding helix-turn-helix domain-containing protein, translated as MNLAQVGGEIYTQRIQAGLLQEQVAKFAGLSRVTINQLENGTLKDLGYTKLKSVMDVLGLDMKTVQHAGLNSALATAARSVSTSYRDMLTPDMLSMMLRSGQAPERFQPHLMALLDETPLPVVVKAVAEAATADVPAKKIMKNLSQWAKQWKVCRTVW; from the coding sequence ATGAACCTGGCCCAAGTCGGCGGAGAGATTTACACCCAGCGTATTCAGGCCGGCTTGCTGCAGGAGCAGGTGGCCAAATTCGCCGGACTGTCCCGCGTAACGATCAATCAATTGGAAAACGGCACATTGAAGGACCTCGGCTATACCAAGCTCAAATCGGTGATGGACGTGCTGGGGCTGGATATGAAGACGGTGCAACACGCGGGTCTGAACAGCGCGCTGGCGACCGCCGCCCGCAGCGTCAGCACCAGCTATCGGGACATGCTCACGCCGGACATGCTGTCAATGATGTTGCGCTCCGGCCAGGCGCCGGAACGGTTCCAGCCCCACTTGATGGCCTTGCTTGACGAGACGCCGTTGCCGGTCGTCGTCAAGGCGGTCGCCGAGGCAGCCACGGCCGACGTGCCGGCAAAAAAAATTATGAAAAACCTCAGCCAATGGGCGAAACAATGGAAAGTGTGCAGAACGGTCTGGTAA
- a CDS encoding nucleotidyl transferase AbiEii/AbiGii toxin family protein — MESVQNGLVMAGMPGIPPAWETLFSQALTVIGEIASHGRDDPFWTLGGGTVLMLRYGHRFSKDIDIFVPDPQSLGFVTPRLSDVVDAITANYVEGAAYVKLYLPEGEIDFVAAPNLTSPGFTIETILGHQVRVETSAEIIAKKMWHRGDRITGRDIFDFALIAAREPEALMAARGFIIRHAAAVFLQLDQRYSQLKQQFDAIDALDFHPTFDQARQTLKDALTAMQEEHVHANAPADGAAPDQKSGPVS; from the coding sequence ATGGAAAGTGTGCAGAACGGTCTGGTAATGGCGGGCATGCCAGGTATTCCGCCGGCCTGGGAAACGCTGTTCTCCCAGGCGCTGACGGTGATCGGAGAGATTGCCAGTCACGGTCGCGATGATCCCTTCTGGACCTTGGGTGGCGGTACCGTTCTGATGCTGCGTTACGGCCACCGCTTCAGCAAGGACATCGACATCTTTGTCCCAGATCCGCAGTCGCTCGGCTTCGTCACACCCAGGCTGAGCGATGTCGTCGATGCCATCACGGCCAACTACGTGGAAGGCGCCGCTTACGTGAAGCTGTATCTGCCCGAGGGTGAGATCGACTTCGTGGCCGCGCCCAACCTGACCTCGCCGGGATTTACCATCGAAACCATCCTGGGTCACCAGGTACGGGTCGAAACCTCGGCGGAAATCATCGCTAAAAAAATGTGGCACCGTGGCGACCGCATCACGGGACGCGACATCTTCGACTTTGCCCTGATCGCGGCGCGCGAACCCGAGGCGCTGATGGCAGCGCGCGGCTTCATCATCCGGCATGCGGCGGCAGTATTCCTGCAGTTGGACCAGCGATACAGCCAGCTGAAACAGCAGTTCGATGCGATCGATGCCCTCGATTTCCACCCGACCTTTGACCAGGCCAGGCAAACGCTGAAAGACGCATTGACCGCCATGCAGGAAGAGCACGTTCACGCGAACGCGCCGGCCGATGGCGCCGCCCCAGACCAGAAATCTGGTCCTGTCTCCTGA
- a CDS encoding ParB/RepB/Spo0J family partition protein: MVLDLSRLDACLPAVSLAVPPMARITMFEEDPAQPRIEFADDAQFAAFAADIAARGVLQPIVVRRQEDGRLRIRFGARRYRAALRAGLETLPYVETEDERQLDDYSQVAENQYHLRLQPLELGRFVLRKLAAGETRRAVAAKLHIDPSAVTHLLALAHEPPPLLLELYHGHRCRAPYTLYLLRKLIRRNAALVEQIVAEAAVVDLALIGELTARLTSVRVGEGAACAPDAVVDAGAIAGPSLALLPGPVPVTVPATLAGGAAGPSVRAALKAQSPRRQTAAVGVGQAEEWCLLGLHSGRAVELLLSHCEAHGAAWVRYQDDGARRQIPLADLQLTELRRR; this comes from the coding sequence ATGGTGCTGGACCTGTCGCGGCTCGATGCCTGTCTGCCGGCGGTCTCGCTCGCGGTACCGCCGATGGCGCGCATCACCATGTTCGAGGAGGATCCGGCGCAGCCGCGCATTGAGTTTGCCGACGATGCTCAGTTCGCGGCGTTCGCGGCCGATATCGCGGCGCGCGGCGTGCTGCAGCCCATCGTGGTGCGTCGTCAGGAAGACGGCCGGTTGCGGATACGCTTTGGCGCGCGCCGATATCGTGCGGCCTTGCGCGCCGGCCTGGAGACGCTGCCGTATGTCGAAACGGAAGACGAGCGCCAGCTCGACGACTATTCGCAGGTTGCGGAGAACCAGTACCACCTGCGGTTGCAGCCGCTGGAGCTAGGGCGTTTCGTGCTGCGCAAGCTTGCTGCGGGCGAGACCCGGCGCGCGGTGGCGGCCAAGCTGCATATCGATCCGAGCGCCGTCACGCATTTGCTGGCCTTGGCGCACGAACCGCCGCCGCTGCTGCTGGAGCTTTATCACGGACATCGCTGCCGCGCGCCGTACACGCTCTACCTGTTGCGCAAGCTGATACGCAGGAATGCTGCTTTGGTTGAGCAGATCGTGGCCGAGGCGGCAGTGGTTGACCTGGCGCTGATCGGAGAGCTGACGGCGCGGCTGACGTCGGTGCGCGTGGGTGAGGGCGCTGCCTGCGCGCCTGACGCGGTGGTGGATGCAGGCGCGATTGCCGGCCCTTCTCTTGCACTGCTACCTGGCCCGGTTCCTGTCACAGTTCCTGCCACATTGGCCGGCGGCGCTGCCGGCCCAAGCGTCCGCGCGGCGCTCAAGGCCCAGTCGCCGCGACGGCAGACAGCCGCGGTAGGCGTCGGCCAAGCCGAGGAGTGGTGCCTGCTGGGATTGCATTCTGGTCGGGCCGTGGAGCTGTTGCTGTCGCACTGCGAAGCGCACGGTGCGGCTTGGGTGCGTTATCAGGACGACGGCGCGCGGCGCCAGATTCCTTTGGCCGATCTTCAGCTCACCGAGCTGCGTCGGCGCTGA
- a CDS encoding ParA family protein — MAAVVAVANQKGGVGKTFVACQLSFYTARAGARTLLLELDQQMNASRSLIRGGRVAVAGFTMLDVLEGREGVLPEGDLVLVPGHGGLGALERQPARHNDFVNALQRFLAAVGKDFAVCVMDTNPSPDVRYAAALATADFLLAPVQLNQEAIDGIESLMLHKRYGFFRMRELLNPKLELIGILPNLVEATPFQRANLQQLVLRHPGLLIPVVRGQAAGYAYVPTRTAIAEAQAAGVPLWELRQTSPAEASPCDGVEGKVLQGRSAMPLRSAARDAWREIRPSFDAITARLLREV; from the coding sequence ATGGCGGCGGTCGTGGCGGTAGCGAACCAGAAAGGAGGCGTCGGCAAGACCTTCGTGGCCTGCCAGCTGTCGTTCTACACTGCGCGGGCCGGTGCACGGACCTTGTTGCTGGAGCTGGACCAGCAGATGAATGCTTCGCGCAGCCTGATACGTGGCGGGCGGGTCGCAGTGGCGGGATTCACGATGCTGGACGTGTTGGAAGGCCGTGAGGGCGTGCTGCCCGAGGGCGATCTGGTGCTGGTGCCGGGCCACGGTGGTCTGGGCGCCTTGGAGCGTCAGCCGGCGCGCCACAATGATTTCGTCAATGCCTTGCAGCGCTTCCTGGCCGCTGTCGGCAAGGACTTTGCCGTGTGCGTGATGGACACCAATCCCAGCCCCGATGTGCGTTATGCAGCGGCGCTGGCCACCGCCGACTTTTTGCTCGCGCCGGTTCAGCTGAACCAGGAGGCGATCGACGGTATCGAGAGCCTGATGCTGCATAAGCGCTACGGATTCTTTCGCATGCGCGAGTTGTTGAACCCCAAGCTCGAACTGATCGGCATTCTGCCCAACCTGGTCGAGGCGACACCGTTCCAGCGCGCCAACCTGCAGCAGCTGGTGCTGCGCCATCCTGGCCTGCTGATCCCGGTCGTGCGCGGTCAAGCCGCCGGCTATGCCTATGTGCCGACGCGCACCGCTATCGCCGAAGCACAAGCAGCCGGCGTCCCCTTGTGGGAGCTACGTCAGACCTCGCCGGCCGAGGCGAGTCCATGCGACGGTGTGGAGGGCAAGGTTTTGCAGGGCAGGTCGGCCATGCCGCTGCGCAGCGCGGCGCGCGATGCGTGGCGCGAGATCCGGCCATCGTTCGACGCCATCACGGCGCGGCTGCTGAGGGAGGTGTGA
- a CDS encoding TrbC/VirB2 family protein gives MRTSTPLAACAPPSTPVKQSKTKWMLAVLLLVICDHALAQDGEFKVTQNLNWAKAILISAALIVFTGLTIFAGIEIASRKKQLLDVWHILVGAGISGAAAVIAAITYN, from the coding sequence ATGCGTACTTCTACACCCTTAGCCGCTTGTGCTCCGCCATCGACGCCAGTCAAACAGTCCAAGACAAAATGGATGCTTGCTGTCCTCCTGCTTGTAATTTGTGACCACGCGTTGGCCCAAGACGGAGAATTCAAGGTCACTCAAAACCTTAACTGGGCCAAGGCAATTTTGATCAGCGCGGCGTTGATTGTTTTCACCGGGCTAACGATTTTCGCGGGCATCGAAATAGCTTCGCGCAAAAAGCAACTGCTGGATGTTTGGCACATCCTGGTCGGCGCAGGAATTTCGGGCGCGGCCGCCGTCATCGCCGCCATCACTTATAACTAA
- a CDS encoding VirB3 family type IV secretion system protein encodes MDTFEDPFFRGCTRPAMLLGVPLMPMLLTTASFALVGAWTAFLVSGYTLLVAGVVYVPLILGMRAVTREDDQRLHQLFLRARMRIGLSLTRRRWGAYSYSPQRYTSSALCEAALARLNKEKSPVRQKATGSTYLFPA; translated from the coding sequence ATGGACACGTTCGAAGATCCCTTCTTCCGGGGCTGCACCCGACCGGCGATGTTGTTGGGCGTGCCGCTGATGCCGATGCTGCTCACCACTGCGTCGTTCGCGCTGGTCGGTGCGTGGACGGCCTTTCTCGTCAGCGGTTACACGCTGCTGGTCGCGGGGGTCGTTTATGTGCCGCTGATCCTCGGCATGCGCGCCGTCACCAGGGAAGACGACCAACGTCTGCACCAGCTGTTCTTGCGTGCACGGATGCGCATCGGCCTCTCGCTGACGCGGCGGCGTTGGGGAGCGTACTCCTATAGCCCGCAGCGCTACACGTCCAGCGCATTGTGCGAGGCGGCGCTCGCGCGACTGAACAAAGAAAAATCCCCGGTCAGGCAAAAAGCAACCGGATCGACTTACCTCTTCCCAGCATGA